CAAACCTGCTGGCCCGGCGACGTTGGCCCGCTGATCACCTGGGGCCTGACCGTCACCAAAGGCCCGAACAAGGACCGCCAGAACCTCGGTATCTACCGCCAGCAAGTGATCGGCCGCAACAAGGTGATCATGCGTTGGCTGAGCCACCGTGGCGGCGCACTGGACTTCCGTGAGTGGTGCGAAAAGCACCCCGGCCAGCCATTCCCGGTTTCTGTGGCCCTCGGCGCCGACCCGGCGACCATCCTCGGCGCCGTCACCCCCGTGCCGGACAGCCTGTCCGAATACGCCTTCGCCGGCCTGTTGCGTGGCAACCGTACCGAGTTGGTGAAGTGCCGCGGCAACGACCTGCAAGTGCCGGCCACCGCCGAAATCATCCTCGAAGGCGTGATTCATCCCGGCGAAATGGCCGATGAAGGCCCTTACGGCGACCACACCGGCTATTACAACGAAGTCGACAGCTTCCCGGTGTTCACCGTCGAGCGCATCACCCACCGGATCAAGCCGATTTACCACAGCACCTACACCGGCCGCCCGCCCGATGAGCCGGCGATTCTCGGGGTGGCGCTGAACGAAGTGTTCGTACCGATCCTGCAAAAGCAGTTCCCGGAAATCACCGACTTCTACCTGCCGCCCGAAGGCTGCTCGTACCGCATGGCCATTGTGACCATGAAGAAGTCGTATCCCGGCCATGCCAAGCGGGTAATGCTCGGTGTGTGGTCGTTTTTGCGACAGTTCATGTACACCAAGTTCGTTATCGTCACCGACGACGACATCAATGCTCGGGACTGGAACGACGTGATCTGGGCCATCACCACGCGCATGGACCCCAAGCGCGACACGGTGATGATCGACAACACGCCGATCGACTACCTCGACTTCGCCTCGCCGGTGTCGGGGCTGGGCTCAAAAATGGGCCTGGATGCCACCCACAAATGGCCGGGTGAAACCACCCGCGAGTGGGGCCGGGTGATCGTCAAGGATGAAGCCGTGACGGCGCGTGTCGATGCGATCTGGAAAGAATTGGGAATAGATTGATGCGTGTAACCCTGCAACCTTCCGGCGCCGTATTGGAGCTGGTCCCTGGCGAGCGAATCCTCGAAGGCGCACGCCGCCTGGGCTACGAGTGCCCTCAGGCATGTCGCAATGGCGTGTGCCATGTGTGTGCTGCATTGCTGGTGGAAGGCCGGGTGCAGCAGGCCGGTGAGGTGCGCGACCACGGTGAGTTCTACACCTGCATCGCCGAGCCGCTGGAAGATTGCATTGTGTTGTGGGATGGCGTGCTGGCGCCGGGAGAGTTGCCGTTGCGCAAGTTGTCGTGCCAATTGAGTGAATGCGTGGAAGTCGGTGGCGATGTGTGGCGCGTACGCCTGCGGGCTCCGGCCGGCAAGGCGGTGCGCTACCACGCCGGGCAATACCTGATGATCGAACGGGAAAACGGCGAGAAGTCCGCATTTTCCCTGGCCTCGGCACCCCACGCCGGGCGCGAGCTGGAATTGCATGTGCTGGCCCGCGAGGACAGTGCGCGCAGCCTGCTGGAGCAACTGCAGCGCAACCAGATGGCGCGTGTGGAACTGCCGTTCGGCGACACCCACCTGGCCGAGCTGCCGGACGGCCCGCTGGTGTTGATCGCCGCCGGCACTGGTATGGCGCAGATGCACAGCCTGATCGAACACTGCCGTGCGACCGGCTTCAAGCACCCGGTGCATCTGTACTGGGGCGTGCGTCGCCCGGAAGACTTCTACGACATCGAACACTGGGACCAATGGCTGCAATTGCCCAACCTGTTCCTGCACAAAGTGGTCAGCGATCTGTGCGGCTGGGAAGGGCGTTGCGGGTTGCTCCATGAAGCCGTGTGCGAAGACATCGCCGACCTCAAGACGGTGCACGTCTACGCCAGCGGCTCACCGGCGATGATCTACGGCACCCTGGATGCACTGGTGGACGCTGGCATGGACGCGCACCAGATGCGCGCCGACGTGTTCGCCTACGCGCCACGGCCCTGAATCTACTGTGGGAGCAGGCAAGCCAGCTCCCACATTGGATTGTGCCGTGTCAGTGTCAGAAGCGTACGCCGGTCGTCACCATCGCCGCATTGAACCCCAGCAACACCAGCTCCGCCGCCACCGGCCCGTAGTGGGCGCCCACGGACGGAATAATCACTGGCGCCACGCCGAAGCGGTTCAAAGGGATCTTGTCGCGGTACTTGCCGCGATAGCCCTGGATCGCCCCGCCTGTCAGCTTCAGGTACACCGGGTAGTCCGTCATGTCATAGCGCTTGCCGGCATAGGCGTAGTACGAGCGCTGGCTGAACGAGTTGCGAAACGTCGCCCCGCCATACACAAAGCCTGATGCCTCATTACGTTCCAGGCCGATCAAGTCCTGGTTGTTGTTGTGGTCCGGGTCGGGCGCGAAGTGCCGGGTGTAGACGCTGGTCTGCGCATACCAGAAGCCTTTGCCATCCTCGGCAGGCGCTGTTTCGCCCGCCAGTGCGGTGGTGGCCTGGGCCAGGAACAACAGGCCAGGCAGTCGAAATTTTTTCATGGGTGCGACCTCGATAGTCGGTTTGATGGGCGGCTAGGTGGGTCGTATGTGCGCGCCATTTTGACGGCTGGGCGCGTCCCCAGGCTGAACCGGCGCTGAAACTATCGGGATTGCCCCGCGCAATCCTGACGAAAGGCTCGCTGTGCTTATGCTTTTGCTTATTCCTTAAAAGTATTTAATTTGTTACATAAATATCTTTAAGCTATATCTCAACGGACTACCGATCTTCTTCCAACAACCAATAACTGACCGCCACCGCCCGCCAGCCGGATCGATCTAACCAACTCAAAACATGACGTTCTGAGTTGAATCCAAGGGGAGCGGTATGGGGAGCTACAAGAAACACGCGCTGTACACAGCGATTTTGTCGGCCAATTTGCTGACCGCCGTGAGCTTTAATCCCGTCCTGGCGGCCGAAACGTCCGCCGTCGATGCACCTAAACTCGACACTGTGATCGTCACCGGCACCCGCGCCCAGGAGCGTACGGCCAGCGCGTCGCTGTCACCCATCGACGTGATTTCCGGCGACAGCCTGCGCAGCACCGGCTCCGATGAGCTGGGGGCAGTGCTGGCTCGGCTGATTCCGTCGATCAACTTCCCGCGCCCAAGCCTGGTGGACGGTGCCGAGTTGGTGCGCCCTGCGCAGTTGCGCGGCCTGTCGCCGGATCAGGTACTGGTGCTGGTCAATGGCAAGCGCCGTCACACCAGTGCCTTCGTCAATCTCGGCGGGGCGGTGGGCCGTGGCTCGGCACCGGCGGACCTGAATGCAATCCCGCTGTCGGCGGTGGACCATATCGAAGTGCTGCGCGACGGCGCTTCCGCGCGCTACGGCTCGGATGCGATTGCTGGCGTGATCAACGTCATCCTCAAGCACGCCGACCATGGCGGCTCGATCTCGACCAAGTTCGGCGAATACAAGAAGGGCGATGGCATCCAGCGCAACGTCAGTGGCAACACCGGCCTGGCCTTGGGCGACAACGGTTTTATCAACCTGTCGGCCGAAGGCGCCGACAACGATTACACCAACCGCGCCGGTAAAGATTTCCGACCCGCCAGCGTAGGTTCCACCACCTACGGCCAGCAGGTGTTTCGCCAGGGCGAGCCGGCGACTAACGAGGGCAAGCTGGCGTTCAACTCCGAATACGCCTTCAGCGATGGGTTGGAGTTCTACACCTTTGGCGGCTATAGCAAGCGACGCGGCGAGACGGCAGCGTTCTACCGTGCGAGTAACGCGAGCAACAACATCGCGGCGCTCAACCCCAATGGCTACTTGCCGCTGATCAAAGGCAACCTCGAAGACACCTCGTTGGTGGTAGGCCTGCGCGGTTTATTGGCCTACGACTGGCATTACGACCTGTCGGCCAACTACGGCAAAAACCAGTACGCGCTGAGCACCGAAACCATCAACACCTCGCTTGGCCTGGCCACGCCGCGCAAGTTCGACAACGGCACCCTGAGCAATGACCAGAAGCAAGTCAGCCTGGACCTGTCCCGTGAGTTCGACGTGGGTTGGCTGCCTTACCCGGTTTCGGTGGCGTTTGGCGGTGAATACCTGCACCAGGGCTATGAAATCGAAGCCGGGGAGCCGGCCTCCTATTTCCAGACCGGCAGTTCCGGCCTCGGTGGCTTCCGTGATGCCGACGCCGGCAGCAGCTCGCGTCACAACTGGGCGCAGTACCTGGACCTGGAAACCAACTTCACCGAAAAACTCAGCGCTTCGGCCGCCGTGCGGCATGAGGACTACAGTGATTTTGGCTCCAACGTCAGCGGCTCGCTGTCGGCCCGCTACGACTTCACCCCACAGGTGGCCTTGCGCGGCAGCATTTCCAATGGCTTTCGCGCACCGTCCCTGGCCCAGCAGAACTTTGCGTTTACCTCGTCACAGTTGATTGGCAGCGACATTCGCGAGGCCGGCACTTTCCCAGCCTCAAGCCAGGTCGCCCGCTTGCTCGGCGCGGACGACCTGAAGGCCGAGAAGTCGCGTAACTACAGCCTCGGCCTGGTACTGGAGCCCGCCGATGACTTGACCGTGACGGTGGACGTGTACCGCATCGACATTCGCGACCGTATCAGCCTGTCGTCCAACCTCAACCTGGACCCGGCAACCCAGGCCTATCTGCGTGCCAACGGTGTGGGCAATATCAATTACACCACTGCCCGCTACTTCACCAACGCCACTGACACCAGCACCGACGGCGTCGACTTCGTGGCCAACTATCGCTACCAGTTCGATAACGGCATCCGCTGGAGCAGCACGGTGGGCTACAACTACAACCACACCAAGGTGACGGATGTGAAGCCCAACCCGGCCATTCTCGACAGCCTGGGGGCAAACCTGGTGCGGGTGGACCGTCGTGAAAAAAGCGGCTTGCTGGGGGATACCACGCCTGAACACAAGTTGACCCTGGGTAACGACTTCACATTCGGCAATTGGGCACTGCACAGCAACCTGGTGCGCTATGGTGAATTCACCAGCTATCAGGCGGACAAGGCCAACGACCAGACCTTCAAGGCAGCCTGGGTGCTGGATTTATCGGCGGACTACAAGCTGAAGAACTGGACCTTCACCCTGGGCGGCGACAACGTTACCGATAAATACCCGGAGAAGGTCAACGCCTTTGCCAGCAGTGGTGGCAATTTGGCCTATAGCACTTTTTCGCCGTACGGTTACAGC
The genomic region above belongs to Pseudomonas poae and contains:
- the ubiD gene encoding 4-hydroxy-3-polyprenylbenzoate decarboxylase; this translates as MKFKDLRDFVQQLEQRGELKRIQMPISPVLEMTEICDRTLRNKGPALLFEKPTGFDIPVLGNLFGTPERVAFGMGAESVSELREIGKLLAFLKEPEPPKGLKDAWSKLPIFRKIIAMAPKVVKDAVCQEVVIEGDDVDLAMLPVQTCWPGDVGPLITWGLTVTKGPNKDRQNLGIYRQQVIGRNKVIMRWLSHRGGALDFREWCEKHPGQPFPVSVALGADPATILGAVTPVPDSLSEYAFAGLLRGNRTELVKCRGNDLQVPATAEIILEGVIHPGEMADEGPYGDHTGYYNEVDSFPVFTVERITHRIKPIYHSTYTGRPPDEPAILGVALNEVFVPILQKQFPEITDFYLPPEGCSYRMAIVTMKKSYPGHAKRVMLGVWSFLRQFMYTKFVIVTDDDINARDWNDVIWAITTRMDPKRDTVMIDNTPIDYLDFASPVSGLGSKMGLDATHKWPGETTREWGRVIVKDEAVTARVDAIWKELGID
- a CDS encoding CDP-6-deoxy-delta-3,4-glucoseen reductase; this encodes MRVTLQPSGAVLELVPGERILEGARRLGYECPQACRNGVCHVCAALLVEGRVQQAGEVRDHGEFYTCIAEPLEDCIVLWDGVLAPGELPLRKLSCQLSECVEVGGDVWRVRLRAPAGKAVRYHAGQYLMIERENGEKSAFSLASAPHAGRELELHVLAREDSARSLLEQLQRNQMARVELPFGDTHLAELPDGPLVLIAAGTGMAQMHSLIEHCRATGFKHPVHLYWGVRRPEDFYDIEHWDQWLQLPNLFLHKVVSDLCGWEGRCGLLHEAVCEDIADLKTVHVYASGSPAMIYGTLDALVDAGMDAHQMRADVFAYAPRP
- a CDS encoding sn-glycerol-3-phosphate transporter — translated: MKKFRLPGLLFLAQATTALAGETAPAEDGKGFWYAQTSVYTRHFAPDPDHNNNQDLIGLERNEASGFVYGGATFRNSFSQRSYYAYAGKRYDMTDYPVYLKLTGGAIQGYRGKYRDKIPLNRFGVAPVIIPSVGAHYGPVAAELVLLGFNAAMVTTGVRF
- a CDS encoding TonB-dependent receptor, which encodes MGSYKKHALYTAILSANLLTAVSFNPVLAAETSAVDAPKLDTVIVTGTRAQERTASASLSPIDVISGDSLRSTGSDELGAVLARLIPSINFPRPSLVDGAELVRPAQLRGLSPDQVLVLVNGKRRHTSAFVNLGGAVGRGSAPADLNAIPLSAVDHIEVLRDGASARYGSDAIAGVINVILKHADHGGSISTKFGEYKKGDGIQRNVSGNTGLALGDNGFINLSAEGADNDYTNRAGKDFRPASVGSTTYGQQVFRQGEPATNEGKLAFNSEYAFSDGLEFYTFGGYSKRRGETAAFYRASNASNNIAALNPNGYLPLIKGNLEDTSLVVGLRGLLAYDWHYDLSANYGKNQYALSTETINTSLGLATPRKFDNGTLSNDQKQVSLDLSREFDVGWLPYPVSVAFGGEYLHQGYEIEAGEPASYFQTGSSGLGGFRDADAGSSSRHNWAQYLDLETNFTEKLSASAAVRHEDYSDFGSNVSGSLSARYDFTPQVALRGSISNGFRAPSLAQQNFAFTSSQLIGSDIREAGTFPASSQVARLLGADDLKAEKSRNYSLGLVLEPADDLTVTVDVYRIDIRDRISLSSNLNLDPATQAYLRANGVGNINYTTARYFTNATDTSTDGVDFVANYRYQFDNGIRWSSTVGYNYNHTKVTDVKPNPAILDSLGANLVRVDRREKSGLLGDTTPEHKLTLGNDFTFGNWALHSNLVRYGEFTSYQADKANDQTFKAAWVLDLSADYKLKNWTFTLGGDNVTDKYPEKVNAFASSGGNLAYSTFSPYGYSGAFYYGKVAYNW